The DNA region ttcgccctcgaaaattgCCTTAAACGAACAACTCGGGATAGGAATTCCAAAACAGTATCGATTGTGTCATAAACACATATCGAATACAAAAAGAATCAGACATGCTAATAACCCTAGACTACTGACCAatcatgctctgataccactaatgtaacaccctctaaaccccacataataatatatcataaatcagagtaaaatgcataacacagagggtgtcacacttattctccagaaacataaatcaaaacacctgtcatgctcataataaatatataaattttccaactttaatgtcgcaacatcatatgcatagcacagcggatttatttcaactccaaaatttaacataaagagagttcataggtaactcttaacatcaaggtacaaaactaaacgtttcccggtgttacataacagagcatgactcccctaactaaaccgtaaatgaaagactagctcctccaactaaccctcgcgagaagctccactatcttcggtacctgagcgatgtcgcatagaacatcattccaacagaagggtgagaactcatatcatatggataagcatcataagaaataatgtaaaagcttatctatgctccacataaattactcacattcactaacaaataataaattatgtaattttaacataattaatcaagttcacagttatggcaaatactccataaattatagctcaattagaacatatataatagtctctaattaccaccacatcaaatctctccaaaaatatcaccataacacatatgactcaagtgagacccgtgcaaatgcctttggtaccaaagttgttatccttagcggtatcaccgcgtccactccagacagataaccaccaataaagccctcgctctaggcttcaaaaccactccagttttgggacaagtcactagcctccacgagaactagcaaacattgcctcttgacaactatgcagtgtattgtgcaaaactcaactaacatatgcatattcagaccatctccaagtcctaattattttagcatattcatcaccagttgcacaaaacacatattacatgttatcaattatacaacttgcaatcacaacaacttagcatctcaaacataacatcaattcagaaacaacatcatataatgattattaaaaaatagatgtaaattaaatataattcatatataacaggttctgcaactatttcctaaagactggatttctctctaaattttcccaaaaactcgcgacatgctcatgctcgccatctcgcgacatctcacttcacaactcgccatgtcacaacatctcacgacatctccctacgcaactcgccatgtcgctgaataactcgccatgtcacaacatctcacgacatctccctacgcaactcgccatgtcgcgacatcttgcgacatcttcctgcgcaactcgccatgtgcgcgcaccacacatctaatgaactattaaacagatgtaaattatcaaatatactcagaaaaatctaatatttttatcatggttccgtatacacgttttgtaaacctctataaattttcaagtcacaattcgaagtacaaaaatcaggaaaaatcgtacactaaccgcagttcgtgagaaactggacagcttaacctatactcactaaaatacacataactcgagctacagacgtcggaatgacgtgaaaccagtggaaaacgtttcgtaacagaaaaacctacaacttttatgaagactacttcttcaaattcggccattaacatagcacgaaaaagggtacaagagaacgtaaatttctgcgcatcatgcaagcctatcatctacccccaaaatcatctaaaagccaaaccctaactatttcaatttgggaatttttgcaacctagggttcctaaatcatgctttctatcattatccactatcataccaatccataaaacatgaattcaaacccttacctcttgtagatcagttctaagttttctcctcttttatcctctccttctctgctttcacgtgtttcttgttctgcttctcttctaatccttattttttttcttttttttttctttctatttcactcctaacccttaaatagttatacaatgggccccactctcaattactcacactaaaccctaaaaccttatttatctatatcacataatcacttaattatctaataaaatcacttaattaccatataccataatactaattaaaataaaataataaataacctaataacagaaaatggggtgttacaccctcccccccccccacctTTCTCTTTGGGTTCTATTACACAACCTCTTTATTTTCTTCCCTGCCTCATGATACTATGTTGCATATTGCGCTGCCCACTACGGTGGGCAACTTTAAAATtagtccaccggtggaccattaAGTAAATACCATTGAATTTAAGATTCCTAGAATATTCTTCAAGTGAATGGCTAAGATTGAATGAATAAGAAAAGGGCAAAAATGTAAATGGATCACCCATCCTTCAACCAACAGAAGTTGTTGCGGCCTCACTGCCATCATTGTAGAGCCGTTGTAGAACGAGAACTGGGCATGCTCAAGAGCAACTCTGCTTCATTCTGAGACTGAAATCTTCAAGCATGCAGCAGATCCgcccatcaccaccaccaccatcacacaTCCTCAACTTCTCCTACATCTCTGCTCCTAAATCCTCCATCTCGTCGCCTCCCTGAAGACTCCGAGACCAAGCGTCTGCGGTCTGTCGTTGTCATCACTCGCCGCTGCGATGGTGGGTTTTAGATCACGGCGAGCAAGCCGATCTGGAGAAATAGAAACCCTAGCTGATCCTGAGTCTCCACCAATGGTTGAAATCTTGACTAAGCTCCCACAAAGTTTCGATCTTTATCATTTTGTGGTCAAGTTCCAGAGTCCTGTGTCCTTCCCACAACCCCGTTTGGGTCTCCTGCCCCAGAAACTGGGGAGTACGTTTGGTGTGAAGATGGTAGACAGTGTCCTCATAGAGACCCATAACAACATCAGATCGGAGCAGGGTCTGAGCTTGTTGGTCGTTAAGGGAAGCAGCGAAACCGTTGTAGGCGTAGAGAAGTGGATCATCGAAATCGGTGGAGTCTGAGTCGGTTGTGAGAGAAAGGGATCAGAGACTGGTGTTTTTCCCTTCTAAAAATCTGatctttttttaatcttttttcaatttttctgttCTGTTTTTTATGATGGGGAAAATCAGCGTTCTTTGTCTACTGGGGAAAATTGAATTGGAAAATCTGGCAATGATTTTCAATGTAATACTTTAAATAATAAATGGTAGTAAGTAATTTGATTTTGTATAAGTCCATTTTTTATGCGATTTCACTAAATTATCCTatcttttttttattgagtATTGAGGAATGTCATCTCTGGTTCTGGAAGCCTCAACCTATTTGCTATTGGAAAATGTTGATTTTTGTTGATGATATGATATATTGCTTTGTGCTTTgttcttttcaaaaaagaaatgaaaggaAAATCACGATCGAAAGAGAAATTAAAGAGGAAGGAGAGAGAGGAAGGTGAAAACTCAGATTGGTTATGGAGGTTGAGAGGCGAGAGAGAGTGGGATGGAGAAGGTGAGACAGGGATAAAGTCTAAAATATCCCTTATACAAAGTCTGTAATACCcctggtgcaccggtggaccaatttGAAAGTTGCcaaccctagtgggcaccgcaTATTGCAATGAAATCTTTGGATAAGGGATCATTGTTTGCACTACCTTTGGTCTTTCGCCAACCCTAATCACTCGCCGAGTTCAAATAAATAACTGTGAAATTTATCACCAAAGAGGATCACCTCAACAAGATGGTTACTAAAGAGCTTAGTGGCACCCAACATGTAAAGCAGAAGCATAAGAACTCGAATGATAAGCGACCTCAGGCCCCTGATATTGGAACTCATATAGTAACCTCGAAGGTGCGTTATACGAAttatgtaacaccccattttctgttattaggttatttattattttattttaattagtattatggtatatggtaattaagtgattttattagataattaagtgattatgtgatatagataaataaggttttagggtttagtgtgagtaattgagagtggggcccattgtatggctatttaagggttaggagtgaaatagaaagaaaaaaaagaaaaaaaataaggattagaagagaagcagaacaagaaacacgtgaaagcagagaaggagaggagaaaagaggagaaaacttagaactgatctacaagaggtaagggtttgaatttatcttgtataattgtagaataacagaggttgagtttaacatgaaggaaccctcatcttttttgaaaattcagaactgagagacagtgttgagtgttaacatgtggtgagaaaaattgattttgagcgaaattgaggttccggggaaaattgggttctgttatgttttgcccgcagataccctaacagtctgtgttgtagagagcataactctctctacagaattccaaattgagtgaaaccaattttgtatgaaagctaactcatagggctatgttgggtaatattttcataatttttcgattgctggttcaataccagaatcatttgcaaatttattctgtttctgcccgcagacaccctagcagcctgtgttatagagagcataactctctctacagaattccgaattgagtgaaaccaattttgtatgaaagctaactcatagggctatattgggtaatattatcataatttttagattgctggttcaataccagaattatctgcaagttcactctgtttctgctcgcagaaaccctaacagcctgtgctgtagagaccataactctctctacagaattccaaattgggtgaaaccaattttatatgaaagctaacgtataaggctatgtttggtaaaattttcataatttttggactgctcatttagtaccaggattatatgcaagtttgctatgtttctgcttatttctgagattgattctgaaactgattctagtaattgatatgagacatttgatgattttgtgttgctattttgtcagtggaatagtgaatgatttgataattgtattgaagtgttattttgtgcaattttggtgtgatttccgttatgaaatttggtgagaaaatatgttatatatttggggctggagtggtctcaaattgcatgttttaatttatgagtttttgcacgaaatacacttcatttagtcaagaggcaacgtgtcggttttcatcggaaaactgaggtttgtcccagaactggcgtggttctggaagtctggagtggacttcattggtggttaactgtctggagtggacgcggtgataccgctaaggttaacaattggtaccacatgcatacattagagtctcacacactaagtttcacgttttcagtggttttatgtgtttggtgatttgttggtgaattgttttgctgttgtggtaaagtcgaattattattcttctttaagcttataatttttcgaaacattaataagaattgtgaaactgtcttgagagaaaatattataatcactcagattttaaagtaaaggtgaagagtttataaagcaggatctgaattgtttacttgctctttgttatgttatattttatacaatgtaagttcttacccttctgttggaatgatgttctatgcgacatcgctcaggtacaggaggtagagatgtggctcatgaggagtagcttcggagagtcttagcttatgttattattattattattattataaaataagtgtcttgctctgtaatgtaacactggttagatattttacgttacttttacatttatgttgagaggattttataatctcttcttatggaagttgttgaataattttctaaatgatggcgatgtcgtactgttgacggccgaagtgcttatgaaattcagttctgagtatgatgaattttattggaatatcatggaagataaacctatttaaataagtgattttatgcatcttaggattatctgactggtttagaaatttcattggcaggaataattcattctttgaaaagcatatgaacttataaattttcaaacacaatcagtgttaattttaatgagttttcgtgaagaagtgtaatactcccttgatatgtttttaaactctgataaacgtttttaaataaaacaatgggaaaaagggggtgttacagagGGAGTCATTGTCCACTTGTGTGATGCGGGCCAACGAATGGTTGGTCCTTGGAAAGCGTTAAGGCCCGAGGGTCAACTACCCTTGTGTAGGGCTCAATCGTAGGCACTTTTGGAATTCATTTGGTAACTACTAGGTTGCAGAGCAAGGAGATGCCAGGGAGAGATTCAAAACGTGAGATAGTCCTCATCCCTTATTTGTGAGTGAGTGTTTATGCATGGCTCCCTTGATTATGGAGTGGACTCAAGTGGTATAAAACTGCTAATTGAGAACTAATGTAGTTTGAAGCAAAACAACTAATGGTCATGGATACAACAAGGAAAATTTGTCAtatacagtaaaaaaaaaaaaaaagtaaatctgtgttaaaactattttactatTGGGTCAAACTTTTAATTGGTGCTATATATTTATCGCAATGATGATGAATATAACTaacaaaactaattaaaaaaggGGCATAAAGAGAAAATGTGCACATTATCTAATATCTAGTAGACAGAAATTTTAGAATGAGAAAAGGGgggaaagagaagagaagagagcgtgaaaagtgaaaaacacGCGCTGCGCTCTCTCCCTCCtcatttccaatttttcaaaatatgGAATCGGAAGACGACCAATGGGAACTCTGCAACGACGACGGCTTCGTCTACAAGCGCAAGCGCCGCCGCCTCCACcctcctccgccgccgccgGAGGCAGATCAGGAGGCGGAGAAGCGGCGCAAAGAGCGAAAGAGGCAGACCCTACTGAAGCTGAAAGCTAAGTACGAGAAGGAGATTCTTCAGTGGGAATCTTTGTCGAACACCTTGCGCTCGATGCAAATCTCTGCTCACCAGCTTCAACCACCGCTGCAGAACCAGACCCCATTGTCGCTTCcttcatcctcttcttcttcgttAACGGATTCCGCTCTGCTTCAGGACCTTCTCTCGCAGGTAACTTGCATACCCATTTTTCGATTTCGATCTGTTTTCGCTGAATATGCaagaaatttgaaaaaattGGGGGAATTTTGAACTGGGTCTTGCATTTTCGATCTGCTTTCAATCTTAAGCCTAGTTGACCTAATTTACTACATTGGGAATAGTGTCTTTCTTCTCCATGATTTCCAAAACATATTACATTAGGTGAGGTAGTGTGAAGTGAAATtcatgtgaaaaatgtcaagaatTGAAGTTTGATATCACAAAATGACATGTTTTAATTCATATAAAAATTTgtgaaatcaataaaaatgtgtttttcattttttttttcttgtacaattttttaaaatagaaggtaaaataaaagtaaaatgacatttttttataatgaaaaaaacacTCATACCAAATAGTACTAGAACTATTTTCAATTTCTGAGGGACATTATGGTATTTGGAGTTTGTCCATATATCATTTGTTGTTTTTTCTAACTCTGATACATTTAATAGCTATTAGTATTAACttactttttttcattttatgtgATAAAATAATGAAGTGTGACTGAACATTTGTGTAAAAGTTCATTACCCTATCATAAGAGTATTGTCATTTGTCATCAAACTCAAATTGCATGTGTAGTGAATGTGATAAGCTTAGTGGGCATAATTTAGTATCCTCAATCATGCAGGTGGAAGCTCAGGAAGCAGTAATTCAAGATATTTCTAGTTTGTGTGATGTAGCAGAAGCAATGTGCTCCAAACGAGAAGAACAATTTAAACAATCTTTGTTTGATCTACCAATATGGGCTTCACCACTTGATCTCATGCAAGTGCTGTGTGATGAATATGATTGATTTAACCGGTTTTCCCTTGTGCATTATTATTTCTGTTGGTAATGATTTTCAAGTTGAAAGAATAGTCTTGCACCCTTCAACAACCAGTTTCATTGATTGTAACTCTAGAACACTGGTGTTAAGTAGATTAGAATTAGATCTTTGATGTTTTTGGTAAATATTTTTAGATTGATTGTATTAATTAAAGAGCATCAAACATTTGAATGGAGGCATACAATTGGAATTACCATATAATGAATGTAAAAAGTGGGAAGGCAGTCACAAAGAAGTCTCCAATCAAGCATGAAGATGGAATGCTGCAGTTTTTTGTATGCTTGTAAAGTTCATTCACTTACTAGATTCTTACTGCTTTTCCTTTGAAAATGTGATTAAACAACACTATTATTGCTTTATTTACTACTCTTACTAATGGGATCCAAATCTTGTCCCTGTTTGGTGTCATCTTACTTGACTCACCAATAAAATTGTGCTGTTATTTAAAAACCACCCAGGTTATAATTGTCaaatatatgttttttaaaTTGACATGGTACAATTTTATTGGTGGGTTATGGAATAGGGCTTCAAACACTGACAAAATATCTTAATCCTTACTAATGACTATTGCTATAGTTGTATATTCATTGTAATTGGTGCAAATGGAAGTTAAGACAAAATCAATCATACTTCTTTTCTTTCAAATTCATCAATAAAAAGCATGAATCACAACTTGAAATTCTTACTTGTCTATGAAATGAAAATGTTTCTCGATAATTCAAACCCTCATATCAGTAATTACTTCATCCGCAAGGTTTTTAAGTCAAATTCATTTAGGCGAGAAGGAAAAGGTTCAAGAAGTTCCATCTCAAATCCTGCTTTGTGACATTCATCCTCTAGACGCTTCACTTGAGAAGTCCCCTCAGGACAAAATGCGACCACGGCTCCTCCACTGCCTGTAAATTTAGATGCAGCTCCAACCTTTCTAGCAACCTCTACCATTTTTATGTTCACATCACCAAGGGCCTCATCTCCAAACATTAACCTGTACAATATCCCAACAGAAACAAAGTTTAATAGAAACTCCACAAATTCAATTTTCCCATGCCTTTCATTTGTCAGGCTAAACAAAATGCATGCTTTGAATTTTTTAAGGAAAACTAACTTATACATGCCCTCCTGAGTGTTGTCCTCTTATAATTGACCAATACGTGATTGCTTAGGGTAATAAATGTCATGCTATGATAGATTATAATGTGTTTTGAAGTTTGCATTTCAGTGATAGGAGGGCAGCACAACCTTCTAAATAAGATAGGGCATGAGAGAGCTCCCCATTTTTTTAGATACAGTGCATTAATCCAAGTACACCAGAAATTGAAATGATACATAAGAGTTCACCCTGTAGAATGTTTAAAGAAAATGCTTGTGCAATACCCCCGGGGGAGATAAATCTAAGTACATGACAGAAGTGTAAAGGTTAGAGGACCCTTAGGCCATTTGTTTGGATATAGGGTGAGTGTGGTCCTTAGCTTGATCTGCTTATGAGATGTGGTCCTTAAAGTTTCTGCAAAGGATACTCATGTATAACTTATTGAGTAGCCttgtatatatttttgaaaCATAATTGTCAAAGTTTGAAGTACTTTTTATTTTGTcactttaatttttaatttccttGGTGTGACCACCTCACCTCATTTAAAACTTACAGATTATCCAAAAGTTAGGCAGCGAGCAATGGAGTTTGTCTTCTTTCATATGGATTAGCGTTGCCCTGTTTTACAGTAGATGTTGAGGCCATTGACTCCCATGTTCTAAACTTTAAGTACTGACTGGGTAAGAACTTGTTTTAATTTAGATTTTTGTTTATTGTGCATTCATGTATTAGTTATAATGGTGTTATGCGATTAGTAGGCTGGCTATACTAGAGGTTTAATCTATATGCTGGTCTCAGTCTAGAACCAATGACTACCTACCAATGAGTAAGTTGCAGTTTGAAACCTCATACAAGTTCCAAAGATGTATCATTTGTTGCAATACCTATCACTCATATATAATAAATGGTCTAAGTGCATTTATACATAATGAGGGAAAATAAACTAAGAATTACCTTCGTAGCTCAAAATTTCGATTCATGAGAGCTGCAAATTTGGAATAGTCCTTTTCTTCTAATGCTGTCTTTCCTTCTTTTGCAATATTTGCAACTTCAAGCATTGATGACACGATGAACTTATCACCATCAAGCCACCTTTGCCGTACTTTGCTATGAACCTACAGGGTAGTGTCAGTTAACATTCATATGTgggaaaacaaaaatattaaggGAAGATTCTCATGGAACTGCGAGGGAAGATTCTCATGTTCTAATCACTTTATTGTGCTACCTCCAACATACATTTCATCTCAGCCCAATGCCAACAATTTAGCAGTAAAAACTAAATCAGATAAATTTTCTTAGCTACAGACTATAAATTACCGCAGAAGGTTCTTATTTTGGGGATAATGATCTGAAATTTTGTGAAAGTCAATGCAATATAACTTGAAAAACATATTTGCAAGAAACAAAACATGCTAATTAGATGTGATAACATTACTGTACAGCTTGCATCCTCTAATAATAAAGATGAAGCCATTCCATGCCACTGACCTTCCCAGAATCACTAGGATTTACTGCATATATGAGATACAGAGGTGGGAGAAGGCTCAAATCCATGGGTATATAAATTCCATGCCCCTTCTTATCCATGATTTCCCTGCTGAAGTCCTACAAAAGCAGAGAAAATCACATCACGTAATTCATCGGTACACCATACACACTTGAAACAAAAGTTTGAAGCTAAGCAATGTACCATGTAAACTAGGCCGCCATAAACTTGCACTACCCGATCTTGAAGACCAGCAACAATTCCAAGCTCTCCCTCAGCTGCAAGGATAAGGTTAGGCCTTTCTTCCACCTTGATCAGATGCCTGACATTGTAGAAATCAAGAAAGCAGTTCAAGGCAGCACATACAATCCCACTAGAACCCGAAAGTCCACTCTGAAACACAAAATTCAGAACATTATTAAGCCATACAATAAAATAGCAACttgaaaaaatagaaaacaaacttttcacaaaattaaataattaacaaGCATCATGATAACA from Lotus japonicus ecotype B-129 chromosome 2, LjGifu_v1.2 includes:
- the LOC130739170 gene encoding uncharacterized protein LOC130739170, coding for MESEDDQWELCNDDGFVYKRKRRRLHPPPPPPEADQEAEKRRKERKRQTLLKLKAKYEKEILQWESLSNTLRSMQISAHQLQPPLQNQTPLSLPSSSSSSLTDSALLQDLLSQVEAQEAVIQDISSLCDVAEAMCSKREEQFKQSLFDLPIWASPLDLMQVLCDEYD
- the LOC130739169 gene encoding glucuronokinase 1-like; protein product: MDCVSDNVVIEHKAYARVGLLGNPSDVYYGNTISLNIANFYATVKLVPSKDLFIQPHPIHDLVHFESLRQMVGRVNSDGYYGGVRLLMAICKVFHNYCKEKSIALHDRNFTLSYDTNIPRQSGLSGSSGIVCAALNCFLDFYNVRHLIKVEERPNLILAAEGELGIVAGLQDRVVQVYGGLVYMDFSREIMDKKGHGIYIPMDLSLLPPLYLIYAVNPSDSGKVHSKVRQRWLDGDKFIVSSMLEVANIAKEGKTALEEKDYSKFAALMNRNFELRRLMFGDEALGDVNIKMVEVARKVGAASKFTGSGGAVVAFCPEGTSQVKRLEDECHKAGFEMELLEPFPSRLNEFDLKTLRMK